Part of the Faecalibacterium duncaniae genome, AAGAAGCTGTATTACCGTGTAGGAAAACAAGTGGCTCGCCGGTTCCACACTCTTTATAAAAAATGGATTTATCACCGTATTTGAAAAACGACATTTTCATACCCTCCTTTTATCAAGTAAACTGGCTTGTATCGTTGCTTTCATTATACTATGGTCGTTCAATTATGGGAATAGAGGAATTGTAAACTTGCTGAACGGAAACAGCTTGCAAGGCAAGGTGTTTCCGGGCGGCAAGTCCACAAAGGGGGTAGCTGGCGGCAGCCAGCGCAGGGGAAGTGTAGCTTCCCCTGTGATGATTGGAACAGATTGAAAATCTGCGGAAATCATCTGCTCCCTGCAAGGGGCTTCCGGCAGGACGCAACGCACCGGCTTGACCGGTGTATAGTTGCGCCCTCTTTCAGAGGGGCAGTCCACGGGCTGCGGCTCTGGAAGCAATTATGACCGTTCCCGGTCTGGCTCTTTTCTCTTGGGATGTGGCTTTTCCGTCCTCGCCTGTGCCTTGGCTTCGGCAAGCCTGCGCCGGATGGAATTGTCCCGCTTCTGGATAAACCGCTGCTTTGTGTCAGCGATAAAGCGGCGGCACTCCGGCTCCGGGATGGCGTCCAGTTTTCGGATGGTACTCTCCACAATCTCCCTTGTCTGCCGGTCACGGATAACCGGCACGATTTCTTTCAGCCCCGCAAGGGTGTCCTCCTTCGTACCGGCGGCGTACTGATAGACCATAGCCAGCTCGTCTTTTGAAAAATTCATCTTCATTCTGCACCCTCCTTCTCTGTGCCGTGTCCGGCAAACACTTTTTCCATAAGCTGCCGGGTGCTGTCTTTGTGGAACAGCAGCTTCAGGAATAGACTGACCTGTTCATCTGTAATGGCTTCCGGGTGGGGAAGGTAGCTTTCCAGCATGGCGGCTCTGGTGCAAAGCCGGTGCGTCCGTTCCTTCCGGGTCAGCGCCCTGGCCTGATGGGTCAGGCGCTTTTCCTCCTGTTGCG contains:
- a CDS encoding transposon-transfer assisting family protein, with translation MKMNFSKDELAMVYQYAAGTKEDTLAGLKEIVPVIRDRQTREIVESTIRKLDAIPEPECRRFIADTKQRFIQKRDNSIRRRLAEAKAQARTEKPHPKRKEPDRERS
- a CDS encoding DUF3847 domain-containing protein; translated protein: MNEKLEKLNQEIEETEKKLRWAQQEEKRLTHQARALTRKERTHRLCTRAAMLESYLPHPEAITDEQVSLFLKLLFHKDSTRQLMEKVFAGHGTEKEGAE